The proteins below come from a single uncultured delta proteobacterium genomic window:
- a CDS encoding conserved hypothetical protein (Evidence 4 : Homologs of previously reported genes of unknown function): protein MDIHGVDEDEYVKRSNMKELYALVQGADKIVSY, encoded by the coding sequence ATGGACATCCACGGTGTGGATGAAGATGAATATGTTAAGCGCTCCAATATGAAAGAACTTTATGCATTAGTACAAGGTGCGGATAAAATTGTAAGTTATTAG
- a CDS encoding conserved hypothetical protein (Evidence 4 : Homologs of previously reported genes of unknown function): MKETNMNILLVLNSDSPEIKWNAVRFGNALLNEGEDVTIFLNGPSVALYNGDSEIFSIKEQAKVFALSEGVLRA, translated from the coding sequence ATGAAGGAGACGAATATGAATATTCTTCTGGTACTTAATAGTGACTCACCCGAAATAAAATGGAATGCGGTGCGTTTTGGCAATGCACTACTGAATGAAGGTGAAGATGTGACTATTTTTTTGAACGGCCCAAGTGTCGCTTTGTACAATGGTGATTCTGAAATATTTTCCATCAAAGAACAGGCAAAGGTGTTTGCGCTTAGTGAGGGTGTTTTGCGTGCCTGA
- a CDS encoding CGGC domain protein, with protein MKKVGIIRCQQTEDLCPGTTDFKCATEGKLAFEELGACEVIGFVSCGGCPGKRAVARAKMLKDRGAEAIVLASCIKKGNPIGMPCPHFEAMRNVIIKKIEDTPLIDWTH; from the coding sequence ATGAAAAAAGTGGGAATCATCCGGTGTCAACAAACTGAAGATTTGTGCCCTGGTACAACAGATTTCAAATGCGCCACAGAAGGTAAACTTGCCTTCGAAGAACTTGGAGCCTGTGAAGTTATTGGGTTCGTCAGCTGTGGAGGATGCCCTGGCAAAAGGGCTGTGGCGCGGGCAAAGATGCTGAAAGATAGAGGCGCGGAAGCCATTGTGTTGGCTTCCTGTATCAAGAAAGGTAACCCCATTGGTATGCCTTGCCCTCATTTTGAAGCCATGCGTAATGTTATCATAAAAAAGATAGAAGATACCCCTTTGATTGACTGGACTCATTAA